ACTCATTGTGCATTATATACCATAAAAACAAGCCAAAACGTAGCTGAGTGACTCAAGCTGAGCTTATTTTCATTATGCGATGCAAGAAAACTGAGGCTGGGCAATATTTTGCTGGTTATATGCTTCATGTAATCATATTGTTGTGCATTAACATGAAAATGCATCATATATATATGGAGAAGATAAAATACTAGTTAGGAAATACTTACTTCATTTTCTGTAACATTAGCATGAAGGTTAGTTGGGGCACTGATGGCAGTTGTGCATTGTTCCTTCTTAGCTTGATAAAAACTGCTTTTGGATTCGTTGCTTGAAATCCTGGCTTTAGCTTCCACCAAGGCATCTTCATCCTTTTGATAACTTGGAGTGCAGTCCAAATTTTCTTTCTGCTCCAAACAAATCTCATGTTTCTTTTTCTGATGATTTGAAGGGTAAAGAGCATTGGCCTCACTAGAACAGGAAGAAATTCTGGGAGCAACACCTTCATCATTCATGATGCCCATTGAGAAATTATCAGTTCTGCTTATAGAAGGTGTTGAAAATAACACACGATCCGTGTCTATGCCAGATTTCTTGTCAATTCTCCGTTCCTGCAAAGGTGACAACAGTTCACGTTGCCGTTTCTTCATAATGGAAGGGGTGCATATGAAGCTTTTGGCAGCACTTTTAAGTAAAGCATCAGGACTCTCATCATGAGAAGGTGAATCCCATAGGCTGCATGATGTAGAAGACATCATCAGCTGCCGAATTCCAAGGGGACTGTATGCCTGCTGAAGATCACCAGAGGATATAAGGTCACAACTGACAAATGGAATTTCCAAGCTTGGAAAACGTGGAGGTTCATAAAATAGAGCTCCAGCATCCGGATGTTCTTCAGTCTGTATGGCTGGATTTTCATCTGATGATGTAATGTTATCCATGGCATTTGGAGGTTCAGAATCCATCATTGCCATATAGGTTTGCACCGGAGTTTCATTTTCTTTGTGCTGGTCTTCAGGCACAAAAATCTTAGACCTAGAACCACCACTAGGGGATAAAGAAGAGCAGTTGGAATAAGCAAAGCCATCATACATGCATGTAATAAGTTCTGAATATTGAGTTCCAACAGAAATGTCTCTAGTCACAGCATCATCACTTCTACAAATTGGTTTTCCATCATCTGGACATATATAAGATGGAGGAACTACAGTCATCAAACCCTGACAATATGAGTTCCCCAGCATATCTGATGAATTGGCTGGATATTGAGGCTGTGAGCAAGAAATTAAATTCCTATAAGCCAAAGAACCGTAGAAATCAGGTTGGGAACTTCCAGATCCCAAGTAGTAATCCATATTTATAATGTTTGGTGCAGTAATAGGATTTTCCATAGTAACATCTTCATGCATTTCTGCCCCAAAAACACTTCCACTACAGCAATCAGCTTCAGCCATTGAAATTTTATTGTGGTTCTCAGATTCTACACCACTGTTTGTGATACATGTAGCCATTTTCGGTCCTCCAGAATCTGGAAACAAAAGAGATTTGTTTTTATGGTATTCTGATGTCCTTTTTAACTCTGGTGATCTCTGGGCTGCCTCCAGCAAAGAGTTAGGCAATTCTTGTGAAACCATTTGGTTAGCCAATCTTCCTGATATTTCAATCTCATGCAAATTTTGACAGGGAGCAGTTACGGAGACCATAGGTTCACATTGTGTCTCAGGGACAATGCACTCAATTTCCTCCATGGAAGCGTAATAGTCTTTGGAGCACATTGACAACTGAGAATCATGTATATCTTTCTTCTTGGCAGCCTCTGCAAGTTGTATATCATCACGAACTGTAATAGCCAATTCGTAGTCAGATTGAGAGCAACCAACCAAGGCTGATGATGACTCTTTGCTACATTCTGATGAATCTTCAACCTCTTGTCTGTCTTTAATGCGACTATCTTCACTGTTTTGTTGATTCACTACAGATGAAGAGATGCACTGGGCAGGATTTTCCGCATGAGGCAGGCCTTGGAACTGGGCTAGCAGACCCGATGCCAGATATGAGTCCAATTTCTTCTTTACAGAGCTGTTCCAATGATTTTTTATAGCATTGTCTGTCCTGATGATGCATGGCACAATGGTTTTCAATATTCACCAGCAAAAGCAATTTGAATAGAGAagaaattttgaaattaatatcaTTTTGTAGTCCAGTGAGCAAAGAAAAGTCGGGTGGCACAAATATATAGTCACAGGAATAACAAATTAAATAAGATAAACAAACAGACAACAATATGTGTTTATGTGCAATGGTATCGGAATATATATTTGACACCaatacaaaaaaaattcaaattcttAAGAAGA
The sequence above is a segment of the Elaeis guineensis isolate ETL-2024a chromosome 7, EG11, whole genome shotgun sequence genome. Coding sequences within it:
- the LOC105048294 gene encoding transcription factor MYB3R-1 isoform X1, with protein sequence MMASDWGKGANKGETSASASTSASNAVQDVCGDEIQRRRPLHGRTTGPTRRSTRGQWTSEEDAILQTAVQEFKGKNWKKIAECFPDRTDVQCLHRWQKVLNPELVKGPWTKEEDEKIIEMVNKHGPKKWSTIAQALNGRIGKQCRERWHNHLNPAINKQAWTQKEEIALIHAHQIYGNKWAELTKFLPGRTDNAIKNHWNSSVKKKLDSYLASGLLAQFQGLPHAENPAQCISSSVVNQQNSEDSRIKDRQEVEDSSECSKESSSALVGCSQSDYELAITVRDDIQLAEAAKKKDIHDSQLSMCSKDYYASMEEIECIVPETQCEPMVSVTAPCQNLHEIEISGRLANQMVSQELPNSLLEAAQRSPELKRTSEYHKNKSLLFPDSGGPKMATCITNSGVESENHNKISMAEADCCSGSVFGAEMHEDVTMENPITAPNIINMDYYLGSGSSQPDFYGSLAYRNLISCSQPQYPANSSDMLGNSYCQGLMTVVPPSYICPDDGKPICRSDDAVTRDISVGTQYSELITCMYDGFAYSNCSSLSPSGGSRSKIFVPEDQHKENETPVQTYMAMMDSEPPNAMDNITSSDENPAIQTEEHPDAGALFYEPPRFPSLEIPFVSCDLISSGDLQQAYSPLGIRQLMMSSTSCSLWDSPSHDESPDALLKSAAKSFICTPSIMKKRQRELLSPLQERRIDKKSGIDTDRVLFSTPSISRTDNFSMGIMNDEGVAPRISSCSSEANALYPSNHQKKKHEICLEQKENLDCTPSYQKDEDALVEAKARISSNESKSSFYQAKKEQCTTAISAPTNLHANVTENEPPAGVLVEHNTNDMLLFSTDQDGHPVNGQIRTAARSLEDQTFRSFEISPNKGHSDARSEALSDLSGPLSPRVGESMQEQQQVPVTSAQCALSVHPLEVSVEKHGSLIDMDLENLNISFADTPGIKRGIESPSAWKSPWFMNSLLPGHRIDTDITFEDIGYFVSPGDRSYDAIGLMRQLSEHTASAVAEAQEVLASGSPGVDFDKRHSGKENFQKENIQSDKELGDHPLTPKVMMEARILDFNACATPVRKTENKKIGNIGTSVNFSSTSSYLMKGYR
- the LOC105048294 gene encoding transcription factor MYB3R-1 isoform X2, with protein sequence MMASDWGKGANKGETSASASTSASNAVQDVCGDEIQRRRPLHGRTTGPTRRSTRGQWTSEEDAILQTAVQEFKGKNWKKIAECFPDRTDVQCLHRWQKVLNPELVKGPWTKEEDEKIIEMVNKHGPKKWSTIAQALNGRIGKQCRERWHNHLNPAINKQAWTQKEEIALIHAHQIYGNKWAELTKFLPGRTDNAIKNHWNSSVKKKLDSYLASGLLAQFQGLPHAENPAQCISSSVVNQQNSEDSRIKDRQEVEDSSECSKESSSALVGCSQSDYELAITVRDDIQLAEAAKKKDIHDSQLSMCSKDYYASMEEIECIVPETQCEPMVSVTAPCQNLHEIEISGRLANQMVSQELPNSLLEAAQRSPELKRTSEYHKNKSLLFPDSGGPKMATCITNSGVESENHNKISMAEADCCSGSVFGAEMHEDVTMENPITAPNIINMDYYLGSGSSQPDFYGSLAYRNLISCSQPQYPANSSDMLGNSYCQGLMTVVPPSYICPDDGKPICRSDDAVTRDISVGTQYSELITCMYDGFAYSNCSSLSPSGGSRSKIFVPEDQHKENETPVQTYMAMMDSEPPNAMDNITSSDENPAIQTEEHPDAGALFYEPPRFPSLEIPFVSCDLISSGDLQQAYSPLGIRQLMMSSTSCSLWDSPSHDESPDALLKSAAKSFICTPSIMKKRQRELLSPLQERRIDKKSGIDTDRVLFSTPSISRTDNFSMGIMNDEGVAPRISSCSSEANALYPSNHQKKKHEICLEQKENLDCTPSYQKDEDALVEAKARISSNESKSSFYQAKKEQCTTAISAPTNLHANVTENEPPAGVLVEHNTNDMLLFSTDQDGHPVNGQIRTAARSLEDQTFRSFEISPNKGHSDARSEALSDLSGPLSPRVGESMQEQQQVPVTSAQCALSVHPLEVSVEKHGSLIDMDLENLNIFADTPGIKRGIESPSAWKSPWFMNSLLPGHRIDTDITFEDIGYFVSPGDRSYDAIGLMRQLSEHTASAVAEAQEVLASGSPGVDFDKRHSGKENFQKENIQSDKELGDHPLTPKVMMEARILDFNACATPVRKTENKKIGNIGTSVNFSSTSSYLMKGYR